In Pseudonocardia cypriaca, a single genomic region encodes these proteins:
- a CDS encoding ABC transporter substrate-binding protein, translating into MRGKRCLGGLVTAVLVVAACGAPRPAPARPGPLSGQTIEVLAVWSDEEQTAFERVLDVFEQRTGATVTYVSGGDEVPTVLATRLAGGSPPDVAGIAQPALVRTLARAGSLVPVDPGTESVIDAQFAPVWKDLGTVDGRLYGFVFKAANKSTLWYDARQLGPAFVPPHTWEEFVETLRKLSDTGDTPLSVGGADGWTLTDWFENVYLQTAGGPMYDRLARHDIPWTDPSVRTALETLGRVLRPENLPGGTSGALQTEFSESVVNVFGEVPKASIVFEADFVAGVIAQSTSATVGVDARVFPFPRIGPAASVVSGGDTLVALTDEPGTRALMQFLAGSEAASIWAAEGGFVSPNRDVELGEYPDDSTREIAEELVGAENLRFDMSDLMPSALGATRGDGFWRAMQDYLADPAQIDRILAELEVEATAAYQRGDS; encoded by the coding sequence GTGCGCGGGAAGAGGTGCCTCGGCGGGTTGGTGACGGCCGTTCTCGTCGTGGCCGCATGCGGTGCTCCCCGCCCCGCGCCGGCGCGACCCGGCCCGCTGTCGGGGCAGACCATCGAGGTCCTCGCCGTGTGGTCGGACGAGGAGCAGACGGCGTTCGAGCGGGTGCTCGACGTCTTCGAGCAGCGCACCGGTGCCACCGTCACCTACGTCTCGGGCGGTGACGAGGTGCCCACGGTGCTCGCGACCCGGCTGGCCGGCGGTTCGCCCCCGGACGTCGCGGGCATCGCACAGCCCGCACTGGTGCGCACGCTCGCCCGCGCCGGGTCGCTCGTGCCGGTCGACCCCGGCACCGAGTCCGTGATCGACGCGCAGTTCGCGCCGGTCTGGAAGGACCTGGGCACCGTCGACGGCCGGCTCTACGGATTCGTGTTCAAGGCCGCGAACAAGTCCACGCTCTGGTACGACGCGAGGCAGCTCGGCCCCGCCTTCGTGCCGCCGCACACGTGGGAGGAGTTCGTCGAGACGCTGCGGAAGCTGTCCGACACCGGGGACACACCGCTCTCGGTCGGCGGCGCCGACGGGTGGACGCTCACCGACTGGTTCGAGAACGTCTACCTGCAGACCGCGGGCGGCCCGATGTACGACCGCCTCGCCCGCCACGACATCCCCTGGACCGACCCCTCGGTCCGCACCGCCCTCGAGACGCTGGGGCGCGTGCTCCGCCCGGAGAACCTGCCCGGCGGCACCTCCGGTGCGCTGCAGACCGAGTTCAGCGAGTCGGTCGTGAACGTGTTCGGCGAGGTGCCGAAGGCGTCGATCGTGTTCGAGGCCGACTTCGTGGCCGGGGTGATCGCGCAGAGCACGTCGGCGACGGTCGGCGTGGACGCGCGCGTGTTCCCGTTCCCGCGCATCGGGCCCGCGGCGTCCGTGGTGAGCGGCGGCGACACGCTCGTGGCCCTCACCGACGAGCCGGGCACGCGGGCGCTCATGCAGTTCCTCGCCGGGTCGGAGGCGGCGTCGATCTGGGCGGCGGAGGGCGGGTTCGTGTCGCCCAACCGGGACGTCGAGCTGGGGGAGTACCCCGACGACAGCACCCGGGAGATCGCCGAGGAGCTGGTCGGCGCGGAGAACCTCCGCTTCGACATGTCCGACCTGATGCCGAGCGCGTTGGGCGCCACCCGCGGCGACGGCTTCTGGCGGGCGATGCAGGACTACCTGGCCGACCCGGCGCAGATCGACCGGATCCTCGCCGAGCTCGAGGTCGAGGCCACCGCCGCCTACCAGCGCGGCGACTCGTGA
- a CDS encoding ABC transporter ATP-binding protein, producing MAGIELDRVSKVYPDGTRAITDLSIDVMDGELLVVVGPSGCGKTTALRMIAGLEKISDGEVRIGGEVVNTMPARDRDVAMVFQSYALYPHLTVFDNIAFGLTLRKTPRDVVERRVREVAELLELGEHLRRKPRHLSGGQRQRVAMGRAIVREPRAFLMDEPLSNLDAKLRVQMRAQIARIQRDLRATTVYVTHDQTEAMTLGDRVAVMRAGVLQQIASPQELYDEPVDTSVAAFIGSPPMNMVVAGFDVDDDGGASVSFGGHRLAVPQIVLRKRPALAAYSGRQLVLGIRSEDMDDAAIADGPEGTTLRSVADLVEAMGADVMVHFPVRAEQARTEEHETLDRESGRVRAPGGGALLVGRFRPRTRIFEGQPITVRVDTERLHFFDLDTGHSIRR from the coding sequence GTGGCGGGGATCGAGCTGGATCGCGTCAGCAAGGTCTATCCCGACGGCACGCGCGCGATCACCGATCTGTCGATCGACGTGATGGACGGGGAGCTCCTCGTGGTGGTCGGCCCGTCCGGCTGCGGGAAGACCACGGCGCTGCGGATGATCGCGGGACTGGAGAAGATCAGCGACGGCGAGGTCCGCATCGGCGGCGAGGTCGTGAACACGATGCCGGCCCGCGACCGCGACGTGGCGATGGTGTTCCAGTCCTACGCGCTCTACCCGCACCTCACCGTGTTCGACAACATCGCGTTCGGCCTCACCCTCCGCAAGACACCGCGCGACGTCGTCGAACGTCGCGTCCGCGAGGTGGCGGAGCTGCTGGAGCTCGGTGAGCACCTGCGACGCAAGCCCCGCCACCTGTCCGGTGGCCAGCGCCAGCGGGTGGCGATGGGACGGGCGATCGTGCGCGAGCCGCGTGCGTTCCTGATGGACGAGCCGCTGTCGAACCTCGACGCGAAGCTCCGCGTGCAGATGCGCGCCCAGATCGCCCGGATCCAACGCGACCTGAGAGCCACCACCGTCTACGTCACGCACGACCAGACCGAGGCGATGACGCTCGGCGACCGGGTGGCCGTGATGCGCGCGGGCGTGCTGCAGCAGATCGCGTCGCCGCAGGAGCTCTACGACGAGCCGGTAGACACGTCCGTGGCCGCGTTCATCGGGTCGCCCCCGATGAACATGGTCGTGGCCGGGTTCGACGTCGACGACGACGGCGGGGCCTCGGTCTCGTTCGGCGGACACCGCCTCGCCGTGCCGCAGATCGTGCTGCGCAAGCGGCCCGCGCTCGCGGCCTACTCCGGCAGGCAGCTCGTGCTCGGCATCCGCTCGGAGGACATGGACGACGCCGCGATCGCCGACGGGCCGGAGGGCACCACGCTCCGGTCCGTCGCGGACCTGGTGGAGGCGATGGGCGCGGACGTGATGGTGCACTTCCCGGTGAGAGCGGAGCAGGCCCGCACGGAGGAGCACGAGACGCTCGACCGGGAGTCGGGCCGGGTGCGCGCGCCGGGCGGCGGCGCCCTGCTCGTCGGCCGGTTCAGACCACGCACCCGGATCTTCGAGGGGCAGCCGATCACGGTCCGCGTCGACACGGAGCGCCTGCACTTCTTCGACCTCGACACCGGCCACTCGATCCGGCGGTGA
- a CDS encoding response regulator transcription factor: MALVLVVEDDHAVRRAMTEALRDAGHVVQPVGTASAALGALAKSKVDLIVLDLGLPDFDGDMALRYLRGASEVPVIIATARTDERTIVRLLEEGADDYITKPFSSQVLTARVGAVLRRSKVAEPDEPVRICDLVIDEVRREVTLRAEPVDLPRREFDLLAYLGARCGKVVSKEELAHNVWHASADRNIHQTIDVHVSWVRRKLGESAAEPRYIHTVRGVGYKLIDPCNASSSA; the protein is encoded by the coding sequence ATGGCGCTGGTGCTGGTGGTCGAGGACGACCACGCCGTCCGGAGGGCGATGACGGAGGCGCTGCGCGACGCGGGGCACGTCGTGCAGCCGGTCGGCACCGCCTCGGCCGCCCTGGGTGCCCTCGCCAAGAGCAAGGTCGACCTCATCGTGCTGGATCTGGGTCTGCCCGATTTCGACGGGGACATGGCGTTGCGGTACCTGCGCGGGGCCAGCGAAGTGCCCGTGATCATCGCCACGGCCCGCACCGACGAGCGGACGATCGTGCGGCTGCTCGAGGAGGGCGCGGACGACTACATCACCAAGCCGTTCTCGAGCCAGGTCCTGACCGCCCGCGTCGGCGCGGTCCTGCGCCGGTCCAAGGTCGCAGAACCCGACGAGCCCGTCAGGATCTGCGATCTGGTCATCGACGAGGTCCGCCGGGAGGTGACCCTGCGCGCGGAACCCGTCGATCTCCCCCGCCGCGAGTTCGACCTGCTGGCCTACCTCGGGGCTCGGTGCGGGAAGGTCGTGTCGAAGGAGGAGCTGGCCCACAACGTGTGGCACGCGTCCGCCGATCGCAACATCCACCAGACCATCGACGTGCACGTGTCGTGGGTACGGCGCAAGCTCGGTGAGTCCGCGGCCGAACCGCGGTACATCCACACCGTCCGTGGGGTGGGCTACAAGCTGATCGACCCGTGCAACGCCTCGTCCTCCGCCTGA